A region of Moorena producens PAL-8-15-08-1 DNA encodes the following proteins:
- a CDS encoding elongation factor G, with amino-acid sequence MNGKVCKATRNVAIVGPYLSGKTTLLESLLSVTGTISRKGTVKEGNTVGDSATEARQRQMSVEVTAASSEYQDICFNFIDCPGSIEFAQETYNALVGVDAAVVVCEPVSDRVLTLAPLLKFLDDWEIPHLVFINKMDRFELTDDANGNSLRSVFDALNSVSTRPLVLHQYPIGKGEHLTGFIDLVTEQAYLYHPDAPADPIPLPESLKEAEQQARTELLETLADFDDHLLEELLEEIEPPQEEIVQDLKMELGADLIVPVFMGVAQQDYGVRPLIDALLREAPTPESTAERRDIAGDESTTVAQVLKTYYTPQGGKLSLVRVWQGKLTDGMVFNGVRAGGLYRMFGHHTQSVSQVSAGDIVALGRLEGIKTGDTLTTDTGNPEMKLPIAEASKPVYALAITPQKRKDEVKLSGALTKLLEEDPSLVWEQHGDTHEIILWGQGDIHLQVALDRMSRKYNLPMTTHLPRVPYKESIRKSTTSHGRYKHQSGGHGQYGDVYLDIQPLSRGEGFNFSESIVGGVVPKQYIPGVEIGVKEYLSHGPLGFPVVDVAVTLTNGSYHSVDSSEQAFKQAARLAMTGGMPNCEPMLLEPIMSVGVYAPQEFTSKVLQLITGHRGQILGYQTCSDWTGWDCVSGYIPQAEMQNLIMELRSLTLGIGFFNWTYDHLQEVPGKLADRVLATTGNGNGNGKS; translated from the coding sequence ATGAACGGCAAAGTGTGTAAAGCCACCCGTAATGTGGCTATTGTTGGTCCGTATCTCAGTGGGAAAACCACTCTACTCGAAAGTTTGTTGTCCGTTACTGGTACGATTTCTCGCAAAGGCACAGTAAAGGAAGGCAACACCGTCGGTGATAGTGCCACCGAGGCCAGGCAACGCCAAATGAGTGTGGAGGTAACTGCCGCCAGCTCCGAGTATCAAGATATCTGCTTCAATTTTATAGACTGTCCTGGTTCCATTGAATTTGCTCAAGAAACCTACAACGCCTTAGTTGGTGTGGATGCGGCTGTCGTGGTTTGTGAACCAGTAAGCGATCGCGTCCTGACCTTAGCACCCTTATTGAAATTTCTCGACGACTGGGAAATCCCCCACTTAGTCTTTATTAACAAAATGGATCGGTTTGAGTTGACCGATGATGCTAATGGTAACTCCTTACGGTCCGTCTTTGATGCCCTCAATTCAGTTTCCACTCGCCCCTTAGTACTGCACCAATACCCCATTGGTAAGGGAGAACACCTCACCGGTTTTATTGATTTAGTCACCGAGCAAGCCTATCTTTACCATCCTGATGCCCCAGCTGATCCGATCCCACTGCCAGAGTCATTGAAAGAGGCAGAACAGCAAGCACGCACAGAATTACTAGAAACCTTAGCAGATTTTGACGACCACCTCCTCGAAGAACTACTAGAAGAAATTGAGCCACCCCAAGAAGAAATTGTCCAAGACCTGAAGATGGAATTGGGGGCCGACTTGATTGTACCGGTATTTATGGGTGTTGCTCAGCAAGATTATGGTGTTCGCCCCTTGATCGATGCCCTACTGCGAGAAGCACCAACCCCAGAAAGCACCGCTGAGCGTCGGGACATTGCTGGTGATGAATCAACCACGGTGGCACAGGTACTCAAAACCTATTACACTCCCCAAGGTGGAAAACTCTCCCTAGTGCGAGTCTGGCAAGGTAAACTAACCGATGGCATGGTCTTTAATGGTGTCCGCGCCGGAGGCTTATACCGTATGTTTGGTCACCACACTCAGTCAGTTTCCCAAGTATCTGCTGGTGACATCGTTGCCCTGGGACGCTTAGAGGGTATTAAAACTGGTGACACCCTGACCACTGATACGGGTAATCCAGAGATGAAATTACCAATAGCTGAGGCAAGCAAACCAGTCTATGCCTTAGCCATTACTCCTCAGAAGCGCAAAGATGAGGTTAAGTTGAGTGGTGCCTTAACCAAGCTGCTGGAAGAAGACCCATCTCTGGTGTGGGAACAACATGGAGACACTCACGAAATCATCCTATGGGGACAGGGAGATATTCATCTTCAGGTTGCTCTAGACCGGATGAGCCGCAAATACAACTTACCGATGACCACTCACTTACCCCGAGTGCCTTACAAAGAAAGTATCCGCAAATCCACTACCTCTCATGGGCGCTACAAGCACCAAAGTGGTGGTCATGGGCAATATGGTGATGTCTACCTTGATATCCAACCCTTGTCTCGGGGTGAAGGGTTTAACTTTTCGGAAAGCATTGTCGGTGGGGTGGTGCCAAAGCAATATATCCCTGGTGTGGAGATTGGAGTAAAAGAGTACTTGTCCCACGGACCGTTAGGCTTCCCAGTGGTAGATGTGGCTGTTACTCTCACCAATGGCTCTTACCACTCCGTAGATAGTTCGGAACAGGCATTTAAACAAGCAGCACGGCTAGCTATGACCGGTGGCATGCCCAATTGTGAGCCAATGTTACTTGAGCCAATTATGTCTGTTGGGGTCTATGCACCTCAGGAATTCACCTCTAAGGTGCTGCAATTGATCACCGGTCATCGGGGTCAAATCCTGGGCTATCAGACCTGTTCTGATTGGACAGGATGGGATTGTGTTTCTGGCTATATCCCCCAGGCAGAAATGCAGAACTTGATCATGGAATTGCGATCGCTTACTCTAGGGATCGGTTTCTTTAATTGGACCTATGACCATCTCCAGGAAGTGCCAGGTAAGCTAGCTGATCGGGTGCTGGCAACCACTGGCAATGGTAATGGTAATGGTAAGAGCTAG
- a CDS encoding plasmid mobilization protein: protein MKTIKMTIRLTEYEKNKLEQEAEKRGMNQSEVLRSLIARFPDPKDSV, encoded by the coding sequence ATGAAAACTATAAAAATGACGATACGGTTAACCGAATACGAGAAGAATAAGCTAGAACAAGAGGCAGAGAAGAGGGGAATGAACCAGTCAGAGGTACTTAGAAGCTTAATAGCTCGCTTCCCTGATCCCAAAGACTCTGTGTAA
- a CDS encoding RNA-guided endonuclease InsQ/TnpB family protein: MRAAYQYRLRLTKAQEYEIEKWLDLLRCQYNYLLADRFNWYEQNRCSIDSCPLICYLPDLRNNPDYFSQKKTLPQLKKDRPWYKVVQSQVLQDCVKRVDLAFKRFIKGDSNGKKSGRPRFKGKNRYNSFTFPSLYKNPINGNILTLPKFGKVRMIYHRPIPEGFKIKTATITRKADGYYVTLSIQDDTVPDVIPVDSVKNPIGIDMGLKSFLIKSDGSEVPIPQYYRKAQKRLKKIQKAVSRSKKGSNNRNKVVKRLGKAHKKVADTRRDFNFKTSKELLDNYDLIAHEKLNIKGLARTKLAKSVLDAGWAQFLSILSNKAENAGLVTIAVNPRNTSQNCSNCGTKVPKKLKNRIHSCPSCGYTEDRDVNAAKNILKLAVGHSVRSKAFRVSEPIGGVGKKPTL, translated from the coding sequence ATGAGAGCAGCATACCAATACCGACTGAGGCTAACCAAAGCCCAAGAATATGAAATAGAGAAATGGCTAGATCTGCTCCGCTGCCAATACAATTATTTGCTTGCAGACAGATTTAACTGGTATGAGCAAAATCGCTGCTCTATTGACTCCTGTCCTTTGATTTGTTACTTACCAGACCTAAGGAACAATCCTGATTACTTTTCCCAAAAGAAAACTCTTCCTCAACTAAAGAAGGATAGACCCTGGTACAAGGTAGTTCAATCTCAAGTACTCCAGGATTGCGTGAAAAGAGTTGACCTTGCTTTCAAGAGGTTTATTAAAGGAGACAGTAATGGAAAAAAGAGTGGAAGACCTCGATTTAAAGGTAAAAATAGATATAATTCATTTACTTTTCCTTCTCTATATAAAAATCCAATAAATGGAAATATTTTGACTCTTCCAAAATTTGGAAAGGTCAGGATGATTTATCATCGACCTATTCCAGAAGGGTTCAAAATTAAGACAGCGACCATAACTCGAAAGGCTGACGGATACTATGTTACGCTGTCAATCCAAGATGATACCGTCCCGGATGTCATCCCAGTAGACAGCGTTAAAAATCCCATCGGGATAGATATGGGTCTCAAGTCTTTCCTGATCAAGTCTGATGGTTCGGAGGTACCAATTCCTCAATACTATCGAAAGGCTCAAAAGCGACTAAAGAAGATCCAGAAAGCTGTCAGTAGATCAAAAAAGGGTAGTAATAATAGAAATAAAGTTGTAAAGCGATTAGGTAAAGCTCATAAAAAAGTAGCTGACACTAGAAGAGATTTTAATTTTAAGACCTCGAAAGAACTATTAGATAACTACGATCTAATTGCTCATGAAAAATTAAATATTAAAGGTTTGGCCAGAACTAAATTGGCTAAATCTGTACTGGACGCTGGATGGGCTCAATTTCTGTCTATATTGTCAAACAAAGCCGAAAATGCTGGTTTGGTCACAATAGCAGTAAATCCCCGAAATACTAGCCAAAACTGTTCCAATTGTGGAACGAAAGTCCCCAAAAAATTAAAAAACCGCATCCATTCTTGTCCTTCCTGTGGTTACACCGAAGATCGTGATGTGAATGCGGCAAAAAATATATTGAAGTTGGCGGTAGGGCATTCCGTCAGGAGTAAAGCTTTCCGAGTATCCGAACCAATAGGTGGAGTTGGAAAGAAGCCCACACTGTAA